In Amyelois transitella isolate CPQ chromosome 3, ilAmyTran1.1, whole genome shotgun sequence, a single genomic region encodes these proteins:
- the LOC106136103 gene encoding cAMP-regulated phosphoprotein 19 gives MSDSPDQNEPPKDPKELEKLEEAKLKAKFPNAMLGRGPGGHSAFLQKRLAKGQKFFDSGDYQMAKQRPANLAAPFKAPAVPAKIPTGDAIPTPDTVPVRKTSIIQPKFQPPSQTS, from the exons ATGAGTGACTCGCCAGATCAAAATGAACCACCAAAAGAT CCAAAAGAATTGGAAAAGTTAGAAGAAGCAAAACTAAAGGCCAAATTCCCAAATGCAATGTTGGGAAGGGGTCCAGGAGGCCATTCGGCATTCCTTCAAAAGAGGCTTGCTAAAGGG CAAAAATTCTTCGACTCTGGTGACTATCAGATGGCGAAGCAGCGGCCGGCGAACCTCGCGGCGCCGTTCAAAGCGCCCGCCGTCCCCGCCAAGATTCCCACCGGAGACGCCATCCCCACGCCCGACACAGTTCCCGTTAGAAAGACGTCTATCATACAG CCCAAGTTCCAGCCACCGAGCCAGACATCCTAG